From a region of the Triticum aestivum cultivar Chinese Spring chromosome 7D, IWGSC CS RefSeq v2.1, whole genome shotgun sequence genome:
- the LOC123169756 gene encoding putative laccase-9 has translation MGVAKTPAVLWLLGAVLVLGVSVSPAQGAKTRYHDFFIKESNYTRLCKERTVLTVNGQFPGPTIYARKGDLVIVNVYNQGDKNITIHWHGVDQPRNPWSDGPEYITQCPIRPGGNFTYRVILSEEEGTLWWHAHSDFDRTTVHGAIVIHPKLGTTFPFKKPHKEIPVILGEWWKADVNHLLEEAERTGGEINISDANTINGQPGDLFPCSKAGTYKIPVQHGKTYLLRIINAGLSNDLFFGVARHNLTVVGTDGHYTKPFTVKHIMIAPGQTMDALLEADRADGGRYYMAARTFASNPNIEVNNSTATAILEYMDDTPTRGPPEFPANLPGVNDIDSATAYTAQLRSLGSKDHPVDVPRQVDERMLITIAVNVLPCAPNKTCGGPAGNRFAASLNNVSFASPSVDILGAYYRSIRGVFEADFPNKPPFFFNFTDVDNDPVERWATKRGTKVKVVEYGAVVEVVFQDTSILGAENHPMHLHGFTFYVVGRGFGNFDEQKDPATYNLVDPPHQNTVSVPKAGWAAIRFRATNPGVWFMHCHFDRHVVWGMNTVFIVKDGKAPEVKMLPPPPNMPTC, from the exons ATGGGTGTAGCTAAGACACCGGCGGTGCTTTGGTTACTTGGGGCGGTGTTAGTGCTGGGGGTTTCCGTTAGCCCCGCTCAGGGCGCCAAGACTCGTTATCACGATTTCTTT ATTAAGGAGAGCAACTACACGAGGCTGTGCAAGGAGAGGACCGTCCTCACCGTCAACGGGCAGTTCCCCGGCCCTACCATCTACGCGCGCAAGGGCGACCTCGTCATCGTCAATGTCTACAACCAAGGCGATAAAAACATCACCATCCACTG GCATGGTGTGGACCAACCACGCAACCCGTGGTCCGACGGGCCAGAGTACATTACCCAGTGTCCCATCCGCCCCGGCGGCAACTTCACCTATCGGGTCATCTTGTCCGAGGAAGAGGGTACGCTCTGGTGGCACGCGCACAGCGACTTCGACCGCACCACAGTCCATGGTGCCATTGTCATCCACCCCAAGCTCGGAACCACCTTCCCCTTCAAGAAGCCACACAAGGAGATACCGGTCATCCTCG GTGAGTGGTGGAAGGCCGACGTGAACCATCTACTAGAGGAGGCAGAGCGAACCGGCGGCGAGATAAATATCTCGGACGCGAACACCATCAACGGCCAGCCGGGGGACCTGTTCCCGTGCTCCAAGGCCGGCACCTACAAGATACCGGTGCAGCACGGCAAGACGTACCTGCTCCGGATCATCAACGCGGGGCTCTCcaacgacctcttcttcggcgTCGCGAGGCACAACCTCACCGTGGTCGGCACCGATGGCCACTACACTAAGCCGTTCACCGTCAAGCACATCATGATCGCTCCGGGACAGACCATGGACGCACTTCTGGAGGCCGACCGCGCCGACGGCGGCCGGTACTACATGGCCGCGAGGACGTTCGCGTCCAACCCCAACATCGAGGTCAACAACAGCACCGCCACAGCCATCTTGGAATACATGGACGACACACCGACGCGTGGCCCGCCGGAGTTCCCTGCCAACCTTCCGGGTGTCAACGACATCGACTCGGCGACGGCGTACACGGCGCAGCTCCGGTCCCTGGGCAGCAAGGACCACCCGGTGGACGTGCCGAGGCAGGTCGACGAGCGCATGCTCATCACCATCGCTGTCAACGTGCTCCCCTGCGCGCCCAACAAAACGTGTGGCGGCCCCGCCGGCAACCGGTTCGCGGCGAGCCTGAACAACGTCAGCTTCGCAAGCCCGTCCGTCGACATCCTCGGCGCCTACTACCGCTCCATCCGCGGCGTGTTCGAGGCGGACTTCCCCAACAAGCCGCCcttcttcttcaacttcacggACGTCGACAACGACCCCGTCGAGCGCTGGGCCACCAAGCGCGGCACCAAGGTGAAGGTGGTGGAGTACGGCGCCGTCGTGGAGGTGGTGTTCCAGGACACCTCCATCCTTGGCGCCGAGAACCACCCCATGCACCTGCACGGCTTCACGTTCTACGTGGTAGGGAGAGGGTTCGGGAATTTTGACGAGCAGAAGGACCCGGCCACCTATAACTTGGTCGACCCGCCGCACCAGAACACCGTCTCCGTGCCCAAAGCTGGCTGGGCCGCAATCCGATTCCGTGCAACAAATCCTG GTGTGTGGTTCATGCATTGCCATTTTGATCGACACGTGGTGTGGGGAATGAACACCGTCTTCATCGTGAAGGATGGCAAGGCTCCTGAAGTTAAAATGTTGCCTCCGCCTCCCAACATGCCTACTTGCTAA